The following DNA comes from Fundulus heteroclitus isolate FHET01 chromosome 1, MU-UCD_Fhet_4.1, whole genome shotgun sequence.
GTAGATTATtcgtaagtaaaaaaaaatgctgtggaGCAGTTCTCCAGTTAGAAGTGAACAAAACGgagtgtcaaaaagctgaacgcagATGGAGAAAGACTATACTCCAGGTTCACCTTTACATCTATAAAgacagactttacagatataacttacaactgaaaaatgcaagggaatctttctttatcaacaaaaacattaataaaactcGTGTCTTATTCGCCACAGtcaacaggttaacaaaccATCCTGTGTCTGTtacttctgaactccactccaccagggcctgcaatgaatttgctaacttctttacagAGAAAATCCATAAGATTAAAGAATgagtctgtacatccatatcaagttcagaaccaaaactgtattcaactagaactgatcttgacaaaatgttccAATTCATTCAAATAACcaacaaaagcttagaggaaatgattcagcagctaagttcctcctcctgctgccttgatgttctacccacagttttctttaagaaagttctgcctgtcatagtgtctgatttgactcagataataaacacgtcccttctgtcaggtgttttccctgAGTTccttaaaacagcaattatcaaaccactgctgaaaaagaacaatttagataAACTACTACTggagaactacaggcccatctcagaGCTCCCTTAATGAGAAAGATTAttgtaaatgctgtttttacagTTAAAGACCTTCTCTTTTAAAGTATCCTTTCTTGCTGTGTAGCAATAAGAAATGCTGTGGTAATTTTAAAAAGAGCAGTTGGACTGTAATAAATCAGGTAAAAAGCCAATGTGAGTAAAAACATTTGCAAGAAACGGTACAGATGTCATAGACATGACaggacaaaaatacattttttcttctGATTTAGACCCACATAAGGCCCATTTATAGTTGTGGTAACacaggaaaacaggaaacagtGGAGCAGTTTGGGAAATTATTTTGTGCAGAGAATATAAATAAAGCAGGTGCTGTGAGCAAAAAGTAAGCAATTCATGAATAACCCCTCATGTTTTATTCACTGAACCATACAAATGGTTGGGGTGTCTGTCTTCTTAGTGTGACTATGAAAAACAGAGAGTTAGGACTAACAGGAAGGATAGAAATGGGATTAAATATGGAGCTTTAACATTCTATAGTTtagttattattatcattattattgttattattattgttatttgcaGCCAGTGTGGATTGGATTGTATGATGACAGGAATAACTGGAAATGGTCAATATCTGACAGCAGTTTCTACAAAGATGGCGAAACTGAGTTTAGAAGCTGGTTGTCTACTCAACCAAATGAATATGGATATTTTGACTATTGTGTGACAACAGATTCAAATGGAAAGTGGAATGACAAGGACTGTAAAACATCCTATAACGTAATCTGCTCTGATGTGGAAGGTAAGGTCTGTAAATCAAACAAAACCACCAAGCCCTACAGTTTCGCAATTTTGTTTCCAATTAACTGTCGTCTGTTTTCAGGTCAGAATGTGACTTTTGTTTACATCAACATTAACATGAATTGGACCGCAGCTCAGAGCTACTGCAGAGAACACCACACAGACCTGGCCAGTGTTAGAAATGATTTGGAAAACACCAGGATCAGAGATATGATTCCTGGGGGACAGTTTGCCTGGATTGGTCTTTTCAGAAGTCCCTGGATGTGGGTGGATGGCCTGAAACCCTCACTGAGATACTGGGCAGACTCTGAACCTGATGTTGCAACAGAAATTTGTGCAGTAGCATACTTTGGCCCTGGCTCCTCAGGGAAATGGGCAGACTGGAACTGTGCCCGGAAGACAACATTTGTTTGCTTTAGTGGTAAGCCTTTActcaaataataattttgttgcCAGCGCACCATATAGGGTTCACAGTGTCCATGTAAAGTGACTAGTTTGGTATGTATGGGGGGTCTGCAAGGTGTACAGTCCATATTGGGGGTTGAAGGAGTCTTTTATGGTTGTCTGAGCACTGGTCAGGCAGCGTCTGCCACCAGTGTCAAGGATGGAGGGAAGCGCTGTCCTGATGATTCTCCCTTCTGCCCTCTGCTGTCCTCTCTCCACATTTCCAATCTGAGGTATTTTAGATTccaggggcctgtttcagaaaggaggttaagtgaaaactctgagtatgttaaccctgaaatgagggaaactctgggttttctgtttcagaaagggaggtaagttaaacctgagaaagcagagtaagtcaagcccatttctgaaagagaggtaatttatactcagagtcagttaccatggcaatttactctgtgaacctaacctggtcgggagcaggttttcttcagaaaacccagtttattttggtctcctccccttttttaaagaggaagtggtgtttaaacacctcattgattcttTGGGGATATATTCATTGCTCACATTTCAGCAgagcgcatcaaagggaatgaaatgacatgaccttttatggatgatcctgttgacgaagaggctgtattacttcgtagggagttacatttacgtcgggaaaggattttgaggcccagagtggattttttgtcatatccctatcctatcacagcaatttatatggtgttcttcatttgctaaaaaaaaaaagaaaaaaaaaaagattttaaaatagtttcaatacttcctagaattcacctgtgaccaAAAACTCAcctctagctttagtttcagaatgtcgatttccagatctgccttttggatctggcggtccaagtatacaagttctttgctgtttttttctatctttttaataagaagaagtctatataactccttaactggcaactgaaaatacattagattagagttacatcatgaatgtagtctaaaattcagaatgaaactgtggcatttactgtaaatcactgaactgtgtccatctgtgcacaagaagttgatggaccttcctcctgctgttcttccacactctggggggtagagataagaatgaccatttatagatataaacttggattctataagctactccacatataaatgtgaatgtgttgattgtttgatgtgtagacatataatattaaaattacctctgtaggcctgtctgtggcagcagaaacgtTTTTTCcatccccatcatcctgtgaagatgagcatttcataAAGTAAactttataatactatttgtcataattgatggtgtatggagtaggctactgacaactgtatggggtactgttgggacaggaggctccaagaggcGGATATTACCATCCAaatctgttgggaccaacaaaaaacccaacccaaagtaatatcaatggaaatatcacatttagtctatataaaaaaaaatattccagcatttaggctcagggccatctcttctgcatttgtcaggggtggtggtgcaggtcctccccctgttttacgagcctctgccttctttctgttggctgagtagaagtcaaatgagaatgaacatttagacctatgtcagaaatgctgctgcactgctagacactgaatgccatttagtcatttaatatgtcaaatgtttgtaaagccaggtagctactctacacctatgatgtgctcaaggcttacctgcttgaagtatgtttttatatttcattttcagctgctgccatgttcttttgatgcctgcaggattgcacctatccatgaaaattaaattaggtttaataaaatactgttcttccagtttcacctctgatattataacagttgggtaagttactctaaaatagttcttaattactaactaaaaattttatcttcaacaagtcttaattagattaatgtaataattactgtctctagacagtattggtctacttactaatttgttttacttacttattaattactttctaaatcctaaatcaacctcaaccacttgaacaatacaaggagagacaagaaactgcactaatgcttctaatgctttcaaataatcaatattcaattgcatgaattattcttaaattgaccaaagtgtgtaactagagggagaaagttaaattaaaaatataccttttaaaatttgatattaaatccactattgttttatagtctttaatttaattacagtatttggatgacttagtaacttaattcattacacccaacactgtataaaagtaattaaaatgtaaacttacgcaTTGACTCGAGCAGCGATTTTGACCCACGCTAACTCTCTCTCCTTCACCGCTGCAGCcgtgttgctttattatttttttttaatacatggTCAAATTCTTCATTTGCTTGCATAAgcacatccagttctgctggtgagaaatatgcacacctttttttgtctgacgctgttgccatggtgactcgtaatatctgcgctccattgataatggctttttatagttgtggtgcacgcgcttaactcagagtcagtgaactcagagttgattgaactaactcatttcagctgttctgaaacccaaaactcagagtttcccatctcaggctaagtcaactcagagttcaagttttaactcagagttggttgaacctccttattgaaacaggcccctggACTCTGTCAAATTGTTGTGGTTGTCGTGTTACTCCCCTCCTcacaaaaaggggggggggggggggggggggggggcgtaacACACTGGATAATTACTTTGGTTAGTTTGAAGCTCCCAACAAAATTTTTATGAGGAAAAGGCATAtgacaaaaaatccactctgggcctcaaaatcctttcccgacgtaaatgtaactccctacgaagtaatacagcctcttcgtcaacaggatcatccataaaagggcatgccatttcattccctttgatgcgctctgtgtgactgaaatgtgcgcaatgaatatgtccccaaagaatcaatgaggtgtttaaacaccacttccccttttttaaagaggaggagaccaaaataaactctgggttttctgaagaaaacctgctcccaaccaggttaggttcacagagtaaattgccatggtaactgactctgagtataagttacctctctttcagaaacgggcttgacttactctgctttctcaggtttaacttacctccctttctgaaacagaaaacccagagtttccctcatttcagggttaacatactcagagttttcacttaacctcctttctgaaacaggccccaggtgaATGTTGTATAAAGGAGGGATTTATTGATGACAAAAAAATCCCGAGAAGGCTCACACAAACTGTGGGGGAGAAAGGGGTGGTTAGGTGGTGCCAAATcaaagaaagtaataaaacaaaacagggccTAACTACCGTCTGGGctaaagaaacaagaaaacaaaaaccctgCCTATCTAATCTAACAAAAGTTTCCACCAAAACTTTACATGGGTGGCACCCACCTACTTGCCTAGTGTatctaacagaaaaacaaacctctACGTGATGAAATGTACAGGGTACCCCAAACTTACCTCACCCTCTAACTCCCACCACAAACCTTCACACAAAGAGCAACAACACAAGCATCAGGTAACAAAGTCAGTTGGATCTCtagctcttcttcttcttcttcttttctattatggCGGGTCGCAAtcaactttaaggtgcataccgccacctactgtacacgAGTGTGTAGCAACTGTATTCTACATCAgtcatattctattttttaattttgtgttatgaagaaaaataaataacgcTTTTCTTATCATACAAATATCCATTATATTTCCATCATTTCCCAATATTCCTTTCAAACTCCATTCTTGATCTGTCTTTCCAACTATTCTTCTCAATTTCTCCCTTTCACGTTCATATGTTTTACAGTTCAATAGtatatgttctacattttctttctctccacatttttcgcatttatcattatttttcttccctattaaatataaagtatcATTTAAATATGTGTGCCCTACTCTCAATCTACTCATTATTATTTCTTCCCTTCTATTTCTCTCCTTAACATTTCTACTAAATATTgacttctgtattttatataatttccttcctttcttatctTCATTCCATCTTTTTTGCTatatttccatttctttattCTTAATGATTGATTTCCCTTCCCCTTTGCCAATAGGTATTTTAATCGTTATTGCCTGATCTAAAGCCCtttttgctaatttatctgcCCTTTCATTGCCTTTTACACCTtgatgtgctggtacccaacagaaccaaacaTCAATGCCACCTCTGTATAATCTAAATAAGCTATGTTGAATTTCTAGTACTAGATCTTTCCTATTGTTTCCTTCTCCTTGAATACTTTCTATGACTGCTCTGGAATCTGTGCAAATTACTACTCTGTCTGGTCGCACCTCCTCTACCCACTGcaaactgatgataactgccaCCGTTTCTGCCGTAAATACAGATAGTTGATCAGATAGTCTTTTAGATATGTCAATTTTAAACTCAGATATATAAATTCCTATTCCCACACATCCTTTTGAATTCTTAGAACcatctgaatatattttaacataattaTAATATGAGTTTCTTAAGTATATATCAGTTTTTACccctatttcttttaaataccaatcgtttttcattttaagtagTTTTATGTCTACATTTACTGCCGGAAATATCCATGGAGGGCTAACGTTAATTGGATTAAATTGAGCTATTTCTTTATCTTctaattcatatattttaatccatttgtttATGATCCATCCAAATCCATTACTATGGAACTTTGAATATTCCcaacaatattttaatattgttgcatttacattttcatcttttttactttttattttcatccagtATGTCAAAGCTAATTTTATTCTTCTTATTTCTAGTGGAATCTCTCCAGTCTCTACTAGAAGGGCATTAATAGGTGTCGATTTTACTGCTCCTGTACATATACGTAAAGCCCTATTCTGTAAAGTAtctattttttgtaatgttgttttagctgctactCCATATATAAAACTACCGTAATCTATTGTTGATCTCATGAGAGccctatatatgtttaataatgactgtctatctgcaccccagttatttccagccacagccttTAATAGATTTATCACTTTCTTACATTTAGTTTCCAGATACTTTGTATGCGTTTTCCATGTATATGATTGATCCAACCATATTCCCAGATATTTAAATTCTGCTACCCTTTCCAATGGTTGTTCATATAATGTTATTGTACCTATGtctatgtttttcttatttgtaaaaatcatATAACAAGATTTACTTGTTGATAATTTAAAACCCCATTCAAAGGAccatttttctactttattaatCGCTTTCTTAATTTTACCTATAACAAATCTTGTATTCTTTCCTCTCATCCATAAAACTCCATCATCAGCATATAATGCAGATTTTATACATTCTTCTGTTTCAGAAAAGATatcatttatcataatattAAATAGTATTGGGCTAATTGCACTACCTTGTGGAATTCCATTTTCAATATTCAATTCTTTTGAGTAATCATTTCCAatcttaacttttatttttctatcctTCAAAAAATTTGCTAtccaattaaacattttcccTCCTATTCCcatctgtttcatttttataagTAATCCTTCTCTCCATAATGAATCATACGCTTTTTCTATGTCAAAAAATACTACAAtcataatttctttcatttttaaagctttctctATATCATTACTAACTCTAGTTATTGCGTCCATTGTTGATCTTCCCTTCCTAAATCCGCACTGATTTTCATTGATTAATTTCTTATGATCAAGAATAAATTCTAGTCTATTAATCACTATTTTCTCCATCCACTTACTTAAGTGTGAAGTTAATGCTATTGGTCTGTAATTATTTGGATTTGTAGGATCTTTCCCTGGTTTATTAAACGGTAGAATTATTGCTCTCTTCCATCTATTTGGTATTACACCTTCtttccatattttattaaacagttttaatattAATTCTAATGTTACTTCAGGAATCTGTTTAAACATAGCATAGCATAACTGATCTTCCCCAGGAGCTGAATATCCTGTCCCTTTCAATACTGCTTTAATTTCCTTCATAGTTATATTTATGTCTAATGTTGAATTATATGTTTGACTTTTtcccaaaatatttttatgtttgctaATTTTTTGATTCATCTGTTGTCTATGAATGTTTGTAAGATGTTCCCCACTATGTACTGCCGCAAATGCTTCCCCCAACAAATCTGCCTTATCTTTATTTAACACTACTACTTCCTGATCTCTGACTAAGGCTGGTATTTTAATACCACTCCTTTCCCCAATCATTTTCCTAAACATTGACCATACATTTTGCAATTTAATTTCAGATCCTATTGAGGAAGTATATTCTCTCCACGTTTTCTTTTTGGcttctttaataatttttcGAGCTactgctcttttctttttataattaatAAGAGTTTCAAGTGTTAAATTTTTCTGCAGTATTTTAAATGCCCTGTTACGATCTTTAATCGCTTTAGTACATTCATCATTCCACCAAGGGActacttttttccttccttttattattgtttttggaATACTTGAATTTGcagcatttaaaatatgttttgttatcTGGCTTGTACACTCTTCTATGTTACCTTTTAATGTAACCAAATGTCTGCTTTCCTCACActttactttaaattttttccaatcagctttattaaaacaccaTCTTGTGATTATGACATCTTCTTGCCTCTTTATATTATCATTAATTATAGTACTTACTGGAAAATGATCACTCCCTATTGTGGATTATCTCTAGCTCTCCCCAGCTGGGCTGCTTAAATAAGGCCTccctggatgctgattggcccaTGGTTGGTGAGAATCAATCAAGGGAGATTGACATCAGCTTTCCCCAGTACCTGTGAAGAGACAAAGGGGGAGGGGAAAGAGAAACAGCCTGCAGGCATGTAACAAGTGCATTTGGAAAGTTTGTGTTGCCCTCACGAAGTAAAAGAGCAGCCTTTTAGTCTGTGATAGTCTGTGATGCCTCATTACATGCATCTGGTCTATGATATGTTGTGGAAATATCAATGGATTTTTTCCTTGTCATGGTTTTACCAATTGATTTGgtccacatgcagaacacactcaggagatcaacacagtttttaaaggtttattgagtAAGACGTGCCAGTTGTCAGGAATCAGGGAATGGGTGCTTAGGCCGGTGCAGCAGAGACTTGGCGGTAAAGACCCGCCAGGGAGGAATAGGCGGGGCAGTTCCAGGAAGCAGGTAAGTTACAATTTGATCTTGGTCTTGAGAGGGGAAGCACTGTGGAGAGTGAGCAGGGTGTGACCGCAGGAGGACTGGGAAACCTGGAGGCTGCCAGCTGAGAATGAAGAACCAGGGAGTCTTCTGAAAGGCTTACAGGTGAATTCTGGGAAACTGAGCCGGGATCTGGAGAGCAAAGCACAAGGATGTCCGAGTCAGCGCTTAGATATACAACAGGAGTTTCAGAGGCTAGAGTTACCACTGTGAGGCAACactctggtaaaaaaaagtgctggcactttattgtatctgtaatactgtgtctgttggttgtgctgttttttttacatctctctttgaaGGTGGTGAAGCAGACTTAAGACGTTTTATGATTCTCTCCTTttgtctcctctttctttcaccttttctccctttttttcttttgttgtttttcttttcctcttctcctttATCGTTGtggtgtccatataacatgaaatactccctgcatgaaGTATAATAAAACCGTACAACGGTTTTACAATGGTTTACAAATcgtttcccaataaaccttttactccaccgctgcccaaacctgtccttttctcttgtcagttctgttcagtttggccattcacggaaggggcgttgaaggaggaagttgttggtttcttcttggcaggctagtgttagccttgcagcagcatgtgggtAACGGCGTGGTCTGGATAGCTTGGAGGCCACGTTCTTTGACCGGGACGCAGTCCGatttgagcaggggttttcctcagcatgGGAGGTGGCTTCTGTgctggcttttcagctctgcgttgcctgggaccagctccgtctgtggtgcgctgagaaagcaaaacaaagctggcatagacggatttcttcacttcggcatctgttttaagcagaagtgagagacttatctttgaattggctggcagtttctccctatgccagggaggaactgagtttcagaaaggctcattTTCACTCAGCTCgcggcctcttccaggccccatgGATGGTTCCTggaggccttcagtcacatggctcccccctctccttgagtgctggtcctcagagggtttggaggtgtgtgtctcagcagcttggagtcaggaggAGAGAAtcgcagaagaagaagagagctCTGCGTCTGTGGAAGAAAGGTTTTATAGCAAGCGggggtcacagctgacctcctgctgggaagaAGGGCCGTCCCCGTGCtgtgagggtctcatgttgcagccaGAGAGGAATTCCTTTGTTAaactcttccactgttcagaatccaATCCGAGATCAATTATTCTTCATGGTATATTATGgcataacaatatatatatacagtgtgcgatttgcaaaaaaaaaaaaaacagagagggggatcatttcaagtgttttataaacgaacataaatgaacataacaacaaggttataTGGCCCGCATGCTTGCCGGCTGGAGACAGCATGCAACCTGTCCTGGGAcggagggtggagaaatcggctgctgctgcttcttgtcttgtgacgctgcctgcaaatctttaTCACcaaagtttgtcctgtaacattaccatgactgtttgtcccgtcatctactcttgaccttttctgttgatttttcgggccgaaatatgacaaaatacttcatgctgccacacgttctcatGCATTACTtagttagctagcagctgctctttcaggtagctagctagatccagtaggttagactattgtttttaaacttgtgccatctactgtctggactcgggagtgggtattagtttactttaaccgcttcgagcagaaaacgtattaatactctttaaaaacagacaacaaaaatgttaattaccaaatgtgaaggacacaagacatgtatttatattagggctgtcaaacgattacaaattttaatcgtgattaatctcATAATGTTGATAGTTAACTTGAGATTAATCacaaattaatcacattttttatccttttatttctgaaagtgtaatagcctgtttgggcattttactatgcaattttgcaataaatgacactaataaaatacatgctcgtacaaaaaatatttttgtgatttttcaagcacttttcagaattggaatgaaaacatcccagtgccaaatgttaaactctggactataatggctaagtgactaatcatgacgccctgatgtttacacaatgtgtaaaaatgtgtaaataaatacctgttttcatgccgatatattttcttgcctcttaaacaaagatagacatggtattacgcaaaaacattcaaattaataaaaattttacatttcaataaagtcataacttctgttcatttttttcactctctctctcgaacacacacacacacacatctaattctgagctttcacaccaacaacaatatttttgcttgctgtttatatccatattcatagagtttaagcctggaaaaaggttttaaatttccaggtcattccagtcttacactttgcttgcaactgggcaggagcttaataccctgaatgagactgtttagcaactgtttagtaactccaggtccttcgtttggcaacgtgattcagccttagtttgtcaaatacagagataacaaatgaataagcattaaagtacggattatgggttgggtttctgcaatgttatcaacgtgtaaaagctcatcttcagaaccaatgtctgctcaaaatggtgatctgcaccaagtaatctactttcagcagttatcaccggttattgcaccgtaaactgcagaaaatacgtgcagagttgctctgtctgcctttactaccgtcggctcctatggcggagggatatttcagctggatagtgtctagtgcaggcaggtctcttaataaccgctgtttcgtcacttattttggAGCCTAAATAAGCTAtttaactttcagaaacgtgcccaaaaaaacccacaacccgtgacttatgaaatttacaagcgcatttagaataaaacaaggccaaagtcgcatgaaataaacaatctgtgcaacagtgagcgcgggtctgttttgctacagtctctagctctcttgaaactacggaaagcgccgagggtaaaagaaacacagtccggagagcacggcggggaaaagacattagggaacggtgtgtgttttAACGCGCGATTGTCGGCGTTAtgatctaacaaagttaacacgttaataacgcgttaaaactgacagccatAATTTATataccttttttaaaaatccacaaTATGCcctattcagaccagagggggggggatatgtatcccccccagggataaaacatcaatgaccagagggggggacgtcacaaacagagggggggtaaatcccccccccatcccccccagcaaatcgcacccagtatatatatatatatatattgtcatggttgagttttggtttggctttgtttttctgttattttcattttttcatctcttttgggttaggtttgactttatttattgttagttttcagtcatcagttattttctgtcaattttcacctcacctcctcagcagtcagtcacacctgagataatttgctggttaattagtcagaccctggtgtcacctgtcagttctctatttaaacctccctctgtctttagttcagcactgggccgtcatcatcattccacacctctccatgccagtccccgttttgccttggaagctttgttttttctcctgttaaggttagtccagtcagtcactctaaggactgtttgttcactgtttgttcctggagaagttctgctctgtgctctgttgtctctcaagttctgctaacctgactagccgccctggagaagttctgctctgtgccctgttgtctctcaagttctgctaacctgactagccgccctggagaagttctgctctgtgccctgttgtctctcaagttctgctaacctgactagccgccctggagaagctcagctctgagccctggtgtctctcaagttctgctaacctgactagccgcactgtagaagctcagctct
Coding sequences within:
- the LOC118564523 gene encoding macrophage mannose receptor 1-like, with the translated sequence MDAQMYCREKYADLATVHDMEDVKTLNKIFKDANRYPVWIGLYDDRNNWKWSISDSSFYKDGETEFRSWLSTQPNEYGYFDYCVTTDSNGKWNDKDCKTSYNVICSDVEGQNVTFVYININMNWTAAQSYCREHHTDLASVRNDLENTRIRDMIPGGQFAWIGLFRSPWMWVDGLKPSLRYWADSEPDVATEICAVAYFGPGSSGKWADWNCARKTTFVCFSGMKHVVKLKLRSSSSLDLNDPTIQEDILKQLKQKLVNQEENKSFKLSWKKQSDGSIFYTEKKEDL